The Actinomyces wuliandei genome contains the following window.
GGCGTCACCGCCCACGAGACCGACCTGGCCGAGATGATCGTCCAGCTCGCCGACGACATGCCCTCACACATCGTGGTGCCCGCGATCCACCGCAACCGCTCCGAGGTGCGCGGGATCTTCCTGGACCGCATGGAGGACGCCCCCGCCGACCTGTCCGACAACCCGGTCGAGCTGGCCGGGGCAGCGCGCGCCCACCTGCGCAGGAAGTTCCTCCACGCCTCCGTGGCCGTCTCAGGCACCAACATGGGCATCGCCGAGACCGGGACCGTCTCGATCTTCGAGTCCGAGGGCAACGGGCGCATGTGCCTGACCCTGCCGGACACCCTCATCACCCTCATGGGCATCGAGAAGATCGTCCCCCGCTTCCAGGACGTGGAGATCTTCTCCCAGATCCTGCCGCGCTCGGCCACAGGAGAGCGCATGAACCCCTACACCTCGATGTGGACGGGAGTCACCCCGGGCGACGGCCCCCAGGAGTTCCACCTCGTCCTCATGGACAACGGGCGCACCAAGGTCCTGTCCGACCCGGTGGGGCGCGAGGCCCTCCACTGCATCCGCTGTGGCGCGTGCATGAACATCTGCCCGGTCTACCAGCACACCGGCGGCCATGCCTACGGGTCGGTCTACCCCGGCCCCATCGGCGCGATCCTCACCCCGCAGCTGACCCAGGGGCTGGCCGACGACGACCCGGTCCACACCCTGCCCTTCGCCTCCTCCCTGTGCGGGGCCTGCGGGGAGGCCTGCCCGGTCAAGATCGACATCCCCACGATCCTCATCCACCTGCGTGCCCGCACCGTGGAGGCCAAGCGCAAGGTCGTGCCGGAC
Protein-coding sequences here:
- a CDS encoding LutB/LldF family L-lactate oxidation iron-sulfur protein, which encodes MSRVFLGMPARPRPTTQEPRTGGWRTTVTVPADTLRWGETFPQAAHKTLQNTQLRSNLGRATRTIRGKRDMRAAEMPDWEQLREAASAVKNEVMSHLPDYLEQFEANVTARGGVVHWARDAAEANRIVTSIIKAKGVDDVVKVKSMATQETNLNEHLKAQGVTAHETDLAEMIVQLADDMPSHIVVPAIHRNRSEVRGIFLDRMEDAPADLSDNPVELAGAARAHLRRKFLHASVAVSGTNMGIAETGTVSIFESEGNGRMCLTLPDTLITLMGIEKIVPRFQDVEIFSQILPRSATGERMNPYTSMWTGVTPGDGPQEFHLVLMDNGRTKVLSDPVGREALHCIRCGACMNICPVYQHTGGHAYGSVYPGPIGAILTPQLTQGLADDDPVHTLPFASSLCGACGEACPVKIDIPTILIHLRARTVEAKRKVVPDMWDVAMKATAPAMSDGRLWSLAQQAVKASRLVSRDGRIGALPFPASQWTGARDIPEAPPESFRQWWARTHPTSGRRPGEAAASVTGSAAGGSATAPQPASREDQ